One region of Primulina tabacum isolate GXHZ01 chromosome 1, ASM2559414v2, whole genome shotgun sequence genomic DNA includes:
- the LOC142539809 gene encoding putative transcriptional regulator SLK2, giving the protein MAGEMAQSSLSSGIFFEGDGPSRVVGNSQLNSNSRNSLNALPGHAHGIMDQVSGDASKTFLNSVASSGPSVGASSLVTDANSGLSGGPHLQRSASINTESYLLLPASPMSFSSNNISISGSSVMDGSSTVQRSSNPDPGSQQAQQSQQHQGASSATYLPTSRMGQVQFPGGQRVPSSFFQDPTNISQLLKKPRLDIKQEDILQQQVLQQLMHRQDPIQLQNPNTQMQALMQQQRLRQQQLLPSLSPMQRAQLLQQQQQQQLLLKHHLQQQGVQAASGIKRPYDGGVCSRRLMQYLYHQRQRPTENTIAYWRKFVAEYYSPRAKKRWCLSLYDNIRHLSPGVFPQAATDAWCCDICGSKSGRGFEATSEVLPRLNEIKFSSGVIDELLFLDFPRENRFPSGVMMLEYAKAVQESIYEQFRVVSEGQLRIIFTPDLKILSWEFCARKHEELIPRRLVAPQVNQLLQVAQKCHDTISESGPNGISPPDLQANSAMIVTAGRQLARSLELQSLNDLGFSKRYVRCLQIAEVVNSMKDLMGFCREQKVGAIEGLKNFPRRILSNVQLQEVERMGGLPDMPTDNNLMVLHAGINGVANNHPHMVGNRALSVSEQAALASTNYQNLLMRQNSINSIHNSMQLEASSPFSISSQPSSSVTPKPSSIMLGNLQSPPVGGLLSSQVPQQGSSLQQQMFQQLLQDLNNNKNNKSAVVHPPSRSNSFRDASNGESFASVHNVGFGQTASESPQNLHSSTGIVQDITPEFSLNDFFNSDLDDNMNFSWKI; this is encoded by the exons ATGGCTGGAGAAATGGCACAATCATCATTGAGTTCTGGTATCTTTTTTGAAGGAGATGGGCCATCCCGGGTTGTTGGAAATTCTCAGTTGAATTCAAATTCTAGGAACTCATTGAATGCATTACCTGGACATGCACATGGAATCATGGACCAGGTTTCTGGTGATGCTAGCAAAACATTTCTGAACAGTGTGGCAAGTTCTGGACCTAGTGTTGGTGCTAGTTCTCTGGTCACTGATGCCAACTCAGGACTCTCAGGAGGACCCCATCTTCAGAGAAGTGCTAGTATTAACACAGAATCTTACTTGCTCTTGCCAGCCTCACCGATGTCATTCTCTTCTAATAACATTAGCATTTCTGGCTCATCTGTCATGGATGGATCCTCAACGGTGCAGCGAAGCTCCAATCCAGATCCTGGTTCACAACAAGCCCAACAAAGTCAGCAGCATCAGGGGGCATCAAGTGCCACATATTTGCCTACGTCACGTATGGGTCAGGTTCAGTTCCCTGGTGGTCAGAGGGTTCCTAGTTCTTTTTTCCAGGACCCTACTAATATATCTCAGCTGCTAAAGAAACCACGTTTGGATATCAAGCAGGAAGATATTTTGCAACAGCAAGTTTTACAACAGTTGATGCATAGACAAGATCCCATCCAGTTACAGAACCCAAACACCCAAATGCAAGCTCTGATGCAGCAACAGAGGCTAAGACAACAACAGCTCTTACCATCTTTGTCCCCAATGCAGAGGGCTCAGTTATTAcaacagcagcaacagcagcagttgcttttaaaacatcatctTCAACAACAGGGAGTACAGGCTGCATCTGGAATTAAGCGTCCCTATGATGGTGGTGTATGCTCACGTCGACTAATGCAGTACTTGTATCATCAGAGACAGCGACCAACA GAAAACACTATCGCATATTGGAGAAAATTTGTGGCTGAGTACTACTCTCCACGAGCTAAAAAGAGGTGGTGTCTGTCCCTATATGATAACATCAGGCATCTTTCACCCGGTGTGTTCCCCCAGGCAGCAACG GATGCATGGTGTTGTGACATTTGTGGTTCAAAATCTGGAAGGGGATTCG AAGCAACTTCTGAAGTGCTCCCTAGactcaatgaaataaaatttagtAGTGGTGTTATAGACGAACTTCTGTTTCTGGACTTCCCTCGTGAAAATAGATTTCCTTCTGGAGTGATGATGCTGGAGTATGCAAAGGCAGTTCAAGAAAGTATATATGAACAATTCCGTGTGGTTTCTGAGGGTCAGCTTCGAATTATCTTCACACCTGATTTAAAG ATTTTGTCTTGGGAGTTTTGTGCACGTAAACACGAAGAACTCATTCCTCGTAGATTAGTTGCCCCTCAG GTGAATCAACTGCTTCAGGTTGCACAGAAATGCCATGATACAATATCTGAAAGTGGACCCAATGGCATTTCTCCACCAGATTTACAGGCAAACAGTGCTAT GATTGTCACAGCTGGGCGTCAGCTTGCTAGGAGTTTGGAGTTGCAGTCATTAAATGATTTGGGATTTTCGAAAAGATATGTTCGGTGCCTGCAG ATTGCAGAGGTTGTCAATAGCATGAAAGACCTGATGGGATTTTGCAGAGAACAAAAAGTCGGGGCTATTG AGGGCTTGAAAAACTTTCCTCGCCGTATTTTATCCAATGTCCAGTTGCAAGAAGTAGAGCGGATGGGAGGTCTGCCGGATATGCCAACTGATAATAATCTAATGGTATTGCATGCTGGGATCAACGGTGTAGCTAATAACCATCCGCATATGGTTGGCAACAGAGCTTTGAGTGTCTCAGAACAAGCTGCCCTTGCATCAACTAACTACCAAAATCTGCTTATGAGGCAGAATTCAATAAACTCCATCCATAATTCAATGCAATTAGAAGCATCGTCTCCTTTCAGCATTTCCAGTCAACCTTCATCTTCAGTGACTCCAAAGCCGTCCAGTATTATGCTAGGAAACTTGCAGAGTCCACCGGTAGGTGGTCTTTTAAGCAGCCAAGTGCCACAGCAAGGCAGTTCATTGCAACAGCAAATGTTCCAGCAATTGCTTCAAGATTTGAACAATAACAAGAACAATAAGAGTGCAGTGGTACACCCACCGAGCAGAAGCAATAGTTTTAGAGatgcttcaaatggtgaatCTTTCGCTTCAGTTCACAATGTCGGATTCGGCCAAACAGCATCCGAATCGCCACAGAATCTTCATTCATCCACCGGGATCGTTCAAGATATTACCCCCGAGTTTTCACTAAATGACTTTTTTAACAGTGATCTTGATGACAACATGAACTTCAGCTGGAAGATCTGA
- the LOC142539823 gene encoding F-box protein At4g00755-like — translation MGMIRNKADDMDGGMDFIQRLEPDMCIKILGYLEDPSDLVRVCAVSSSWRVFVISNGLCKEICQRMFPETSNFDHIVEIRNMFEPMETERDDSAEWACLEREHRAYASLSRCLTSLTGKNCILDAICASSTDNYPEESIKNTLEPSDRVNQRASYWSSKGQTNPTVSETLIYQLAANLCLITEVQVHPFQAYFQFGFPIYSSKAVRFHVGHPKVPLEFDNDDRDHFLGVQEFSDDKFVWTHSSPEFPMAQENQLQTFKLPEPVFAIGGILKVELLGRVQTQETDGQYYICITNVQVVGIPLSPAFDIEVLDENQKCTLRHYPGSVNLLLPPKSLELQSSSSPSRFHKFSSSLRTWEQMILNTFRAAGPLIVDDGDSDNEYLD, via the exons atGGGGATGATAAGAAATAAAGCAGATGACATGGATGGCGGCATGGATTTTATCCAGAGGCTTGAGCCGGATATGTGTATAAAGATTCTGGGGTATTTGGAGGACCCTTCAGATCTTGTTCGCGTGTGTGCTGTTTCAAGTTCTTGGCGAGTATTTG TAATCTCAAATGGGCTTTGTAAGGAGATTTGTCAAAGAATGTTCCCTGAGACCTCCAACTTCGATCACATTGTTGAAATTAGAAACATGTTTGAACCTATGGAAACTGAGAGAGATGATTCTGCTGAATGGGCTTGTCTTGAGAGGGAACATAGAGCATATGCATCCTTGAGTCGATGTCTTACGTCGTTGACGGGAAAAAATTGCATATTAGATGCTATTTGTGCATCCAGCACGGATAATTACCCTGAAGAAAGCATCAAGAATACTTTGGAGCCGAGTGACAGGGTCAATCAAAGGGCTTCATATTGGTCAAGCAAGGGTCAAACTAATCCTACCGTATCTGAGACCTTGATATATCAGTTGGCTGCTAACTTGTGTTTGATCACTGAAGTTCAAGTCCATCCATTCCAAG CATATTTTCAGTTTGGCTTCCCCATATATTCATCGAAGGCCGTGAGATTTCATGTGGGCCATCCTAAGGTTCCATTGGAATTCGACAATGATGATAGAGATCACTTTCTTGGTGTTCAAGAATTTTCGGACGACAAGTTTGTATGGACACATTCTTCCCCTGAATTTCCAATGGCCCAG GAGAATCAATTGCAAACGTTTAAGCTCCCTGAACCTGTTTTTGCCATCGGTGGAATTCTGAAAGTAGAACTGTTAGGCAGAGTTCAGACACAAGAAACGGATGGGCAATATTATATATG CATCACTAATGTGCAAGTTGTTGGTATACCACTCTCCCCTGCATTTGATATTGAGGTGCTCGACGAAAACCAAAAATGCACATTGAGACACTATCCAGGATCTGTAAACCTTTTGTTACCTCCAAAATCTTTGGAGCTGCAGTCGAGCAGCAGCCCTTCTCGGTTTCACAAGTTCAGTTCAAGCTTGAGGACTTGGGAGCAAATGATACTCAACACGTTTCGTGCAGCTGGACCTTTGATTGTGGACGATGGTGATTCTGATAATGAGTATCTTGATTAG
- the LOC142504334 gene encoding putative non-specific lipid-transfer protein 14 yields the protein MSDRHNKMVRISSVRTAACAIVVVAVVLSWFRIAFSADCTIVTSLVSACSSFVTYGSPDPIPGSPCCVAMTSLNNLADSGDNIRTVCRCLMELISTYSPNATAIATLPGFCGVSLGFTIDPNTDCE from the coding sequence ATGAGCGATCGACATAACAAAATGGTGCGAATCAGTTCTGTTCGCACCGCAGCCTGTGCGATCGTAGTGGTGGCTGTTGTGCTCTCCTGGTTCCGGATAGCATTCTCTGCCGACTGCACCATCGTGACATCGCTGGTCTCTGCTTGCTCCAGCTTCGTGACCTACGGTTCCCCAGACCCGATTCCAGGTTCACCGTGCTGTGTGGCCATGACCAGCCTAAACAATCTGGCGGACTCCGGCGACAACATCCGCACTGTCTGCCGGTGCTTGATGGAGCTGATAAGTACCTACAGCCCTAACGCCACCGCCATAGCCACCTTACCTGGATTCTGCGGCGTTTCTCTTGGATTCACCATTGATCCTAATACTGATTGTGAATAG